The following are encoded together in the Methylomonas methanica MC09 genome:
- a CDS encoding 2Fe-2S iron-sulfur cluster-binding protein, whose amino-acid sequence MAKSTITFEDINVTVTVPAGTRIIEVSEKVGSAITYGCREGDCGTCLMKVTEGWNHLSEPSVLEDKILRENMAGKHNRLACQAQVLGGTISVKPV is encoded by the coding sequence ATGGCCAAATCGACCATTACTTTTGAAGATATCAACGTCACCGTCACCGTGCCGGCGGGGACTCGGATTATAGAAGTGTCCGAAAAAGTCGGCTCGGCGATTACTTACGGTTGCCGTGAGGGCGACTGCGGAACTTGTCTGATGAAAGTCACCGAGGGCTGGAATCATCTCAGCGAACCGTCGGTGCTGGAAGACAAAATTTTGCGGGAAAACATGGCCGGCAAACACAATCGGCTGGCGTGCCAGGCTCAAGTGTTGGGCGGTACTATTTCCGTCAAACCCGTTTAG
- a CDS encoding 2Fe-2S iron-sulfur cluster-binding protein, producing the protein MALVTFTSPEYRDKTVYAVAGSHTQTVLKLALENKIPINFECEDGECGTCVVKVSSIDNKLQRMGGPLTEKEKTVLKQLGKVTQMELEQMIVDDLPSEWRLACQMIVRDEDIRVEY; encoded by the coding sequence ATGGCTTTAGTAACATTTACCAGTCCGGAATATCGCGATAAAACCGTCTATGCAGTGGCCGGCAGCCATACGCAAACTGTTTTGAAACTGGCGCTGGAGAACAAAATTCCCATCAATTTCGAGTGCGAAGACGGCGAATGCGGTACCTGTGTGGTTAAGGTATCCAGCATCGACAACAAATTGCAACGTATGGGAGGCCCGTTAACCGAGAAGGAAAAAACCGTTCTAAAACAATTGGGTAAGGTTACCCAGATGGAATTGGAACAAATGATCGTCGATGACCTGCCGTCCGAGTGGCGTCTGGCTTGTCAGATGATCGTGCGCGACGAAGATATACGCGTCGAGTATTAA
- a CDS encoding nitrogen fixation protein NifQ produces the protein MQAQVKTSPAATRQQHYDDLVACSDSSANSVWLAQIIASWLVGDGALPDRLGLNESQFRQLLKQHFSGHELLEQAPSGTNLDFSRMLEKQDLEQLLRQFSSAEHAETEWLIAIIVAACLGSDHLWQDLGLWSRQELSAMLRHNFPQLAERNSKDMKWKKFLYKQLCEAEGLFVCRAPSCEVCQDYPQCFGPED, from the coding sequence ATGCAAGCTCAAGTCAAAACATCGCCGGCGGCGACCCGTCAACAACATTACGATGATTTAGTGGCTTGCAGCGATAGCTCGGCCAACAGTGTCTGGTTGGCGCAAATTATTGCCAGCTGGTTGGTGGGCGATGGCGCTTTACCCGACAGACTGGGACTGAATGAGAGCCAATTCCGGCAATTGCTGAAACAACATTTTAGCGGCCATGAATTACTGGAACAGGCGCCGTCAGGAACAAATCTGGATTTCAGCCGCATGCTGGAAAAGCAGGATCTCGAACAATTGCTGCGGCAATTTTCAAGCGCCGAACACGCGGAAACCGAATGGCTGATCGCCATCATCGTGGCTGCTTGTCTAGGCAGCGATCATCTGTGGCAGGATTTGGGATTATGGAGCCGCCAAGAATTATCCGCCATGCTGAGGCACAATTTCCCGCAGCTGGCCGAACGAAATAGCAAAGACATGAAATGGAAGAAATTTCTCTACAAACAACTTTGCGAAGCGGAAGGGTTGTTTGTTTGCCGCGCACCGTCCTGCGAAGTGTGCCAGGATTATCCGCAGTGTTTTGGTCCCGAGGACTAG
- a CDS encoding CZB domain-containing protein, translating into MFSEEGHRATATMRQLVDFSHTMEQVVAASSLRSFCELAKVDHLIYKFEVYKVLFHLSEKSVQDFAQHTQCRLGKWYYSGEGKSCFSQLPGYGDIEQPHITVHESAINALKAHAEADTNTMLHHIGKMEEASLLVLANLEKMANNAEKNPGMLC; encoded by the coding sequence ATGTTTAGCGAAGAGGGGCATAGAGCAACCGCGACCATGCGCCAGCTGGTGGATTTTTCCCACACCATGGAACAAGTTGTAGCCGCGTCTTCACTAAGGAGTTTTTGCGAACTGGCCAAGGTCGACCATCTGATCTATAAATTCGAAGTGTATAAAGTATTGTTCCATTTATCCGAAAAATCCGTGCAGGACTTTGCGCAACATACTCAATGCCGGCTGGGAAAATGGTATTACAGCGGCGAAGGCAAAAGCTGCTTTTCTCAACTGCCCGGCTATGGTGATATCGAACAGCCTCACATTACCGTGCATGAGTCGGCGATCAATGCCCTCAAAGCCCACGCGGAGGCCGATACCAATACCATGTTGCATCACATCGGCAAAATGGAAGAAGCCAGTCTGCTGGTATTGGCTAATCTGGAAAAAATGGCGAATAACGCGGAAAAAAATCCTGGCATGTTATGCTAG
- a CDS encoding diflavin oxidoreductase, producing MKAPFIPLNAPYSDTQRAWLSGFFAGMHSHMLHSAGSINQADARVLHILYGSQTGNSESLANDAAASAKSHGLQPVVKSMDEVELSQLTKMEYLLIITSTYGEGAMPDNAEMLWEAASGDDAPRLENLKYSVLALGDTSYDLFCQAGIDWDNRLEDLGGKRLFERVDCDVDFETPAEKWISEVIPLMAEGAATVAVIDTEIHAAKSAYNRKNPFPAKLSVNRIVTALDSSKETRHYEISIAGSGLSYEAGDAMCVVPSNCPELVADMLKALGCSGNEEEPVNGELMKLSEALRTHFEIKLPSKELLEEIAKRSGDHDLNALLSAGDKDKLNDYLWGRDTLDLLLQFPAVEFSAAEFLCLLKPLQHRAYSISSSGKKYPDSVHLTVASVRYQAHDRQHKGVCSTYLADLAGEGGEVKIFFTPNNNFRVPSDDNLPMIMVGPGTGIAPFRAFLQEREFRNASGKNWLFFGDRNAATDFIYREEIEAMQASGLLTKLDLAFSRDQAEKIYVQDRMLENGAELYAWLEQGGYFFVCGDAYRMAKDVDQALHDVVRIHGNKTVTQAVDYVNQLKKDKRYVRDVY from the coding sequence ATGAAAGCACCTTTTATCCCATTAAACGCCCCTTACAGTGATACTCAACGCGCTTGGCTGAGCGGTTTTTTTGCCGGCATGCACAGCCATATGCTACACAGCGCCGGCAGCATTAACCAAGCCGATGCCCGTGTTCTGCATATTCTTTACGGCAGCCAGACCGGCAATTCCGAATCCCTGGCCAACGACGCCGCTGCCAGCGCTAAAAGCCATGGCCTGCAACCCGTCGTTAAAAGCATGGATGAAGTGGAACTTAGCCAGCTGACTAAAATGGAATATTTGTTGATCATTACCAGCACCTACGGCGAGGGCGCCATGCCGGATAATGCCGAAATGCTTTGGGAAGCCGCCAGCGGTGACGACGCTCCGCGCCTGGAAAATCTTAAATACTCGGTACTGGCCTTGGGCGATACCAGTTACGATTTATTCTGCCAAGCCGGCATAGACTGGGACAACCGCCTGGAAGATTTAGGCGGCAAACGCCTGTTCGAGCGGGTCGATTGCGATGTCGATTTCGAAACACCGGCGGAAAAATGGATCAGCGAAGTGATTCCACTGATGGCGGAAGGCGCCGCTACCGTAGCAGTGATCGATACGGAAATCCACGCCGCAAAATCGGCTTACAACCGGAAAAACCCTTTCCCGGCCAAACTAAGCGTCAATCGTATCGTCACTGCCCTGGATTCATCCAAGGAAACCCGTCATTACGAAATTTCCATCGCCGGTTCCGGTTTGAGTTATGAGGCCGGCGACGCCATGTGCGTAGTCCCCAGCAACTGCCCCGAACTGGTCGCCGACATGTTGAAAGCCTTGGGCTGCAGCGGAAACGAAGAAGAGCCCGTCAACGGCGAATTGATGAAACTCTCCGAAGCCTTACGCACGCACTTTGAAATCAAGCTGCCCAGCAAAGAACTGCTTGAGGAAATCGCCAAACGTTCGGGCGATCACGACCTTAATGCCTTGCTCAGCGCCGGCGACAAAGACAAGCTGAACGATTATTTGTGGGGGCGCGACACCCTGGACTTGCTGCTGCAATTTCCCGCCGTCGAGTTTTCCGCGGCCGAATTTTTATGCTTGCTGAAACCCTTGCAGCACCGCGCCTACTCTATCTCGTCCAGCGGCAAAAAATACCCGGATAGCGTGCATTTGACCGTGGCCAGCGTCCGTTATCAAGCTCACGACCGTCAGCACAAGGGCGTTTGCTCGACCTATCTGGCGGATTTGGCCGGCGAAGGCGGCGAAGTGAAAATCTTCTTTACCCCCAACAACAATTTCCGGGTTCCCAGCGACGATAACCTGCCGATGATCATGGTCGGCCCAGGTACCGGTATTGCGCCGTTCCGCGCCTTCCTGCAGGAACGCGAATTCCGCAATGCTTCCGGTAAAAACTGGCTGTTCTTCGGCGACCGCAACGCCGCCACCGACTTTATCTACCGCGAGGAAATCGAAGCCATGCAGGCTAGCGGCCTGCTGACCAAACTGGACTTGGCTTTTTCCCGAGACCAAGCCGAAAAAATCTATGTACAAGACCGCATGCTGGAAAACGGCGCGGAATTGTATGCCTGGCTGGAACAAGGCGGCTACTTCTTCGTCTGCGGAGACGCTTACCGCATGGCCAAGGATGTCGACCAAGCCTTGCACGATGTGGTTCGCATTCACGGCAACAAGACGGTCACTCAAGCGGTGGATTACGTCAATCAACTGAAAAAAGACAAACGTTACGTTAGAGACGTTTATTAA
- a CDS encoding glutamate synthase-related protein has translation MINNAQKNNATHMLYDADLSQDSCGVGFITRKDSKQTHALLVKSHEALCTIPHRGGMSAEGIGDGAGVNIDLSLKFFRKITGIDDLELGQFGVANFFFPEDHAHYDSTATQLVEDHLKEFDLPVIKWREVPVDKSVLNAAAVKAQLPIKQLIFGRPAALKEASHQEFERHIQKALLTIEADGFSRPELHGFYPLSMSSRTQVYKGRLNSFEVIPYFIDLYDTDHEICTLFFHTRFSTNTAPATMMAQPFRYMAHNGELNTDKKNRLSENAIARQNNKHVIFPCGQSDSGRLDQTLTRRINEDELDIVTAILAMMPPAWENDPTLSEDVRAMLEFFSLYEEKNDGPAALIFNDGIRVGARLDRLGLRPLRSVETTEYLAVMSEAGQIDFPPEDVLYRGRIEAGGMLYFDHSTGQSYNSHQVMERLAKEQDYKAMLAERSLHLNDLPKVDLSEIGNDHDLNIDQRHTAYSLNQESFKFLLDPILQTGLEKVSAMGYGLAPNALSAAEGGMSRYFSQRFAQVTNPPLDSLRESDGMTLRVALGAKPTFAPSHSKQLMIESPILQRTQLEQIRRQTQVKTVTLDMLYSPDFDDAAQNEKAIELALENVCDQVEQAARGHTGVIILSDANISKTKAAIPALLMVAAANQHMVKHGLRFNSSLIMETGQAASPHDVATILGFGASAICPLSVHNRVVTEYADPVARQKALYNFQKGVEKSLMKTMGKFGLCTAESYIGGEFFESNYLDTDEPKLQAYFPNINASVGGVRYADIAASATEWHHKALSVKDENDIPFLGLFKERQEGAGHTFGNTAVREYINMTDEAILYIPREQAAEASDTAYLDFGYEKRTPEQIDAFGITPAYRSFSRNLTQERANRPAALRDVMNFPVDISAASSKADFDRLLGNQNLVGNNNFVVRGLTVEKSNGVVFTLSLTNDNSKVRLEQLAEHLKARFTGSDFGLTVESTAISLRANDSDSIVYHYLNNLRTARGAIALDRVQPAHEITPTFASGAMSHGALLAEAHEAVAQGTNIAGAKSNSGEGGEHSSRFGTLRSSKIKQFASGRFGVWAGYLADPTIEEIEIKIGQGAKPGEGGQLPAPKVSVEIAALRGGTPKVELVSPPPHHDTYSIEDLGQLIHDAKAARVKVVVKLVSSEGIGTIAVGVAKAGADVINVAGNTGGTGAAAVTSLKNTGRSPEIGIAEVHQALAANGLRDKVVLRCSAAHQNGVDVVKSAILGGDSFEFGTTALMMLRCVMAKNCNIRCPAGLTTAHEEFKGDPRVLAQFFMNLAHEVREILASLGYTSLREIRGKTELLHLINHASMVGQIHLHKLLAEIQEIKIEKPIYLEKDFAIDDKIFAQVKTALFEQGQKQVIVEGDEFKLNNRNKTVGGQTAIDIERLLQYGLNADQLAASKIIYTNQHGRRYLADDTIIVRTHGSAGQSYAAFNNDGMRMEHTGTCNDGVGKTACGGTIVIKSPGGGSQKPGENVLIGNFALFGASGGRTFINGEAGDRFAVRNSGAMAVVEGVGDFGCEYMINGAVLNLGGFGKGFCTGMSGGNAYQYDPENRLQDLYDKTSVSIHGLADGSDAAASHEQFILYMLEQHIEHTGSEKAKAILSNWLEERQHFKFALPLWLNRTQTAEFLSQSMDRKAMIEELSVAYAQKQIELIKQAYTHNTTLFNGAIPGYGDIDSELTLKLINSYAVIDKAQQIARDQLNKAGQPLIEALIDKHARKLVMDRPRKLRDALIKNIREAYSQYDDGQLATLMAEKRLNDYKTTLMLRDVQSIYSIGSTAWIIEQDNLNRQALAGVPSIDKNLASLESMAIVKEMLENEAA, from the coding sequence ATGATCAATAACGCCCAGAAAAACAACGCAACACATATGCTTTACGACGCCGATTTATCTCAAGACAGCTGCGGTGTAGGTTTTATCACTCGCAAAGACAGCAAACAGACACACGCTCTTCTGGTCAAGTCGCACGAAGCTTTATGTACCATTCCGCATCGCGGCGGCATGAGTGCCGAAGGTATCGGTGACGGCGCAGGCGTGAATATCGACTTGTCTTTAAAGTTTTTCCGTAAAATTACCGGTATCGACGATTTGGAGTTAGGCCAATTTGGCGTGGCCAATTTCTTTTTCCCGGAAGATCATGCCCATTACGACTCTACCGCGACGCAACTGGTAGAAGATCACCTGAAAGAATTCGACCTGCCGGTCATAAAATGGCGCGAGGTACCGGTAGACAAATCAGTGCTGAATGCGGCCGCCGTCAAAGCGCAATTACCGATTAAACAGCTGATTTTCGGCCGCCCTGCCGCATTAAAAGAGGCCAGCCACCAAGAATTCGAGCGCCACATCCAAAAAGCCCTGCTCACCATAGAAGCAGACGGTTTCAGCCGCCCCGAATTGCACGGCTTTTATCCGCTGTCCATGAGTTCGCGCACCCAGGTCTACAAAGGCCGCTTAAACTCCTTTGAGGTGATCCCTTATTTCATCGATCTGTACGACACGGACCATGAGATTTGCACGCTGTTTTTCCATACCCGTTTTTCCACCAATACCGCGCCCGCCACGATGATGGCGCAGCCATTCCGTTACATGGCGCATAACGGCGAGTTGAACACCGACAAGAAAAACCGCCTCAGCGAAAACGCTATTGCCCGCCAAAATAACAAGCACGTGATTTTCCCGTGCGGACAATCCGACTCCGGCCGACTGGATCAAACCCTGACCCGCCGCATCAACGAAGACGAACTGGACATCGTCACCGCGATTCTGGCCATGATGCCGCCGGCCTGGGAAAACGACCCGACCCTGTCCGAGGACGTACGGGCAATGCTGGAATTCTTCAGCTTGTACGAGGAAAAAAACGACGGTCCGGCCGCGTTAATTTTCAATGACGGCATCCGGGTAGGCGCTCGCCTGGACCGCCTGGGGCTGCGTCCCTTGCGTTCGGTGGAGACCACTGAGTATCTGGCCGTCATGTCGGAAGCGGGCCAAATAGACTTTCCGCCGGAAGACGTTTTATATCGCGGCCGTATCGAAGCCGGCGGCATGCTGTATTTCGATCACAGTACAGGCCAATCGTACAACAGTCACCAGGTCATGGAACGTCTGGCCAAGGAACAAGACTACAAAGCCATGTTGGCCGAGCGCAGCCTGCATCTTAACGATTTACCGAAGGTCGACCTTTCCGAAATCGGTAACGATCATGATCTGAATATCGACCAACGCCATACCGCCTATTCGTTGAACCAGGAAAGCTTTAAATTTTTACTGGATCCGATTCTGCAAACCGGTCTGGAAAAAGTTTCGGCCATGGGTTACGGTTTGGCACCGAATGCGTTAAGCGCGGCGGAAGGCGGCATGTCCCGCTACTTCAGCCAACGCTTTGCCCAAGTGACCAATCCACCCTTGGACTCATTGCGAGAAAGCGACGGCATGACGCTACGGGTAGCCCTCGGCGCCAAGCCTACCTTCGCACCCAGCCATAGCAAGCAGTTGATGATCGAATCGCCCATCCTGCAGCGCACCCAACTGGAACAGATACGCCGGCAAACCCAAGTCAAAACCGTCACGCTGGATATGCTGTATTCGCCGGACTTCGACGATGCCGCGCAAAACGAGAAAGCCATTGAACTGGCGCTTGAAAATGTATGCGATCAAGTCGAACAAGCCGCGCGCGGCCATACCGGCGTTATTATTTTGAGCGATGCCAACATCAGTAAAACCAAAGCCGCCATCCCAGCTCTGCTGATGGTCGCCGCCGCCAACCAGCATATGGTGAAACACGGTCTGCGGTTCAATTCGTCGTTGATCATGGAAACCGGCCAAGCCGCCAGTCCGCACGACGTCGCCACCATACTCGGCTTCGGCGCATCGGCGATCTGCCCGCTGAGCGTGCATAACCGGGTCGTGACCGAATATGCCGATCCGGTCGCGCGGCAAAAAGCCTTGTATAACTTCCAAAAAGGCGTGGAAAAATCGTTGATGAAAACCATGGGCAAATTCGGCCTGTGCACAGCGGAAAGTTATATCGGCGGCGAGTTTTTTGAATCCAACTATCTGGATACCGACGAACCAAAGCTGCAAGCTTATTTTCCCAACATCAATGCTTCAGTGGGTGGCGTCCGTTATGCGGACATCGCCGCCAGCGCCACCGAATGGCATCACAAAGCCTTATCCGTCAAAGACGAAAACGATATCCCGTTCCTGGGCTTGTTCAAAGAGCGCCAGGAAGGCGCGGGCCATACCTTTGGCAACACAGCGGTACGTGAATATATCAACATGACCGACGAGGCAATCCTGTACATACCTCGGGAGCAAGCCGCAGAAGCCAGCGACACGGCTTATCTGGACTTCGGTTACGAAAAACGCACCCCCGAACAAATCGACGCGTTCGGCATTACCCCGGCGTACCGCAGCTTCAGCCGCAACCTGACTCAGGAACGGGCCAACCGCCCTGCCGCCCTGCGTGATGTAATGAACTTCCCGGTCGATATTTCCGCCGCCAGCAGCAAAGCCGATTTCGACCGTCTGCTGGGCAATCAGAATTTAGTCGGCAATAACAATTTTGTGGTTCGCGGCTTGACTGTCGAGAAAAGCAATGGCGTGGTTTTTACACTGAGTTTGACCAACGACAACAGCAAAGTCCGTCTGGAACAACTGGCGGAACATTTGAAAGCACGCTTTACCGGTAGCGATTTCGGCTTAACCGTTGAAAGCACCGCTATTAGCCTGCGCGCCAACGACAGCGACAGCATCGTTTACCACTATTTGAACAACCTGCGTACGGCTCGCGGCGCTATTGCCTTGGACCGCGTGCAACCCGCGCACGAAATAACCCCCACCTTTGCCTCCGGCGCGATGAGCCACGGCGCTTTATTGGCGGAAGCGCATGAAGCGGTGGCGCAAGGCACCAATATTGCCGGCGCGAAAAGCAACTCCGGCGAAGGCGGCGAACATTCCAGCCGCTTCGGCACCTTGCGTTCCAGTAAAATCAAACAGTTCGCCTCCGGCCGCTTCGGCGTCTGGGCCGGCTATCTGGCTGACCCGACCATTGAAGAAATCGAAATCAAAATCGGCCAGGGCGCAAAACCCGGCGAAGGCGGACAGTTACCCGCCCCCAAAGTCTCGGTGGAAATCGCGGCCCTGCGCGGCGGCACACCCAAAGTGGAACTCGTCAGCCCTCCTCCGCACCACGATACCTATTCGATCGAGGATTTGGGGCAATTGATACACGACGCCAAAGCGGCCCGGGTCAAAGTGGTGGTCAAACTGGTCTCCTCCGAAGGCATAGGCACCATCGCCGTCGGCGTAGCCAAGGCCGGCGCAGACGTAATCAACGTGGCCGGCAACACCGGCGGCACCGGTGCGGCGGCGGTAACCAGCTTGAAAAACACCGGCCGTTCGCCGGAAATCGGCATCGCCGAGGTACACCAAGCCTTAGCGGCAAACGGCTTGCGCGACAAAGTCGTGCTGCGTTGCAGCGCCGCGCACCAAAACGGTGTCGACGTGGTGAAATCCGCCATACTCGGCGGTGACTCCTTCGAATTCGGCACTACCGCGTTGATGATGCTGCGTTGCGTAATGGCTAAAAACTGCAACATCCGCTGCCCGGCCGGCTTGACCACCGCCCATGAAGAATTTAAAGGCGACCCGCGCGTTTTGGCTCAGTTTTTCATGAATCTGGCCCATGAAGTGCGTGAAATTCTGGCCAGCCTCGGCTATACCAGTTTGCGGGAAATCCGCGGCAAAACCGAATTGCTGCATTTAATCAACCACGCCAGCATGGTCGGTCAAATTCATCTACACAAACTATTGGCGGAAATTCAGGAAATTAAAATCGAAAAACCGATTTATCTGGAAAAAGATTTTGCCATTGACGACAAAATTTTCGCCCAAGTCAAAACAGCCCTCTTCGAACAAGGCCAAAAGCAGGTCATCGTCGAAGGCGACGAGTTTAAACTGAACAACCGCAACAAAACGGTAGGCGGACAAACCGCTATCGACATTGAGCGTTTGCTGCAATACGGCCTGAATGCCGACCAACTGGCCGCGTCAAAAATCATCTATACCAACCAGCATGGCCGCCGCTATCTGGCGGACGACACCATCATCGTCCGCACCCACGGCTCCGCCGGCCAAAGTTATGCGGCATTCAACAACGACGGCATGCGCATGGAACACACCGGCACCTGCAACGACGGCGTTGGCAAAACCGCTTGCGGCGGCACTATCGTCATCAAATCGCCCGGCGGCGGTTCCCAAAAACCGGGCGAAAACGTGCTGATAGGCAACTTCGCGCTGTTCGGTGCGTCCGGCGGCAGAACGTTTATCAACGGCGAAGCAGGCGACCGCTTTGCGGTGCGCAACTCCGGCGCCATGGCGGTTGTGGAAGGTGTTGGCGACTTTGGCTGCGAATACATGATCAACGGCGCGGTTTTGAACCTGGGCGGCTTCGGCAAAGGCTTCTGCACCGGCATGTCCGGCGGCAACGCCTACCAGTACGATCCGGAAAACCGTTTACAGGACTTGTATGACAAAACCTCCGTCAGCATTCACGGCCTCGCCGACGGCTCCGATGCGGCCGCCAGCCATGAACAATTCATTTTGTACATGTTGGAGCAACACATCGAACACACCGGCTCGGAAAAAGCCAAAGCCATTTTGAGCAACTGGCTGGAAGAGCGCCAACACTTCAAATTCGCGCTGCCGTTGTGGTTGAACCGCACCCAAACCGCGGAATTCCTTAGTCAATCCATGGACCGCAAAGCCATGATCGAGGAATTATCGGTGGCTTACGCGCAGAAACAAATCGAGCTGATCAAACAGGCTTATACCCATAACACCACGCTGTTTAACGGCGCCATTCCCGGCTACGGCGATATCGACAGCGAATTGACCTTAAAGCTGATCAACAGCTACGCCGTCATCGACAAGGCGCAACAAATTGCCAGGGACCAACTGAATAAAGCCGGTCAACCGCTGATTGAAGCCCTGATCGACAAACACGCCCGCAAATTGGTGATGGACAGACCGCGCAAACTGCGGGACGCGCTAATCAAAAATATCCGCGAGGCCTACAGCCAATACGACGACGGCCAGTTGGCGACCCTGATGGCGGAAAAGCGTTTGAACGACTACAAAACCACTCTGATGCTGCGCGACGTGCAAAGCATCTATTCCATCGGCTCCACCGCCTGGATCATCGAACAGGACAATCTAAACCGCCAAGCCTTGGCCGGAGTACCGTCCATCGATAAAAATCTGGCCAGCCTGGAAAGCATGGCCATAGTCAAGGAAATGCTGGAGAACGAAGCAGCCTGA
- a CDS encoding FAD-dependent monooxygenase, whose translation MKQKFDVLIVGGGMVGAAVACCLGGSGLNVAIIEAQMPEAFSVDQPHDLRVSALSIASRNILEAVGAWQGVTSRRFCPFKRMRVWESVGDTTFNSDDVRAPELGYIVENRITQLALLDRLADFSNVTLLMPQSIAKIHYDGQESEVVMADGRILQARLLVAADGGQSHVRQAVGLGVTSWDYNQHALVIYVETAYPQQDITWQRFVPSGPQAFLPLTGNYGSIVWYQSPDEVRRLRALSYDQLKTELLAAFPDCLGQINQVLGVASFPLKRQHAQSYVKQGVALVGDAAHMINPLAGQGVNIGLLDAAALAEVLIDAHARGKNIADVSVLKRYESMRRNENLKMMTVMDVFYKSFSNNILPVKVIRNLGLGLAQRLTPVRNKVMKAAMGLEGRLPKLARGNSPR comes from the coding sequence ATGAAACAAAAATTTGATGTGTTGATAGTTGGCGGCGGCATGGTCGGTGCCGCGGTTGCCTGTTGTCTGGGCGGCAGCGGTCTCAATGTGGCGATTATCGAGGCCCAAATGCCCGAGGCATTCTCGGTCGATCAGCCGCATGATCTGCGCGTTTCGGCATTGAGTATCGCGTCGCGTAATATCCTGGAAGCGGTCGGAGCATGGCAAGGAGTCACCTCCAGGCGCTTTTGTCCGTTTAAACGCATGCGGGTTTGGGAAAGCGTCGGCGATACCACCTTTAACAGTGATGACGTGCGGGCTCCCGAGCTGGGCTATATTGTCGAAAATAGAATCACCCAGCTGGCTTTGCTGGACCGTTTGGCGGATTTTAGCAATGTTACGCTGTTAATGCCTCAATCGATCGCTAAAATTCATTATGACGGACAGGAAAGCGAGGTGGTCATGGCGGACGGGCGCATATTGCAAGCCCGGTTGCTGGTAGCTGCCGACGGCGGTCAGTCCCATGTAAGGCAGGCGGTGGGTCTGGGAGTTACGAGCTGGGATTACAATCAGCACGCATTGGTTATTTATGTCGAAACCGCCTATCCGCAACAGGATATTACTTGGCAGCGCTTTGTACCCAGTGGACCGCAAGCATTTTTGCCTTTAACAGGGAATTACGGCTCGATCGTTTGGTATCAGTCGCCCGATGAGGTTCGCCGTCTGCGGGCTTTGTCCTATGATCAGCTCAAGACCGAACTGCTGGCTGCTTTTCCCGACTGCCTGGGGCAAATAAATCAAGTGCTGGGCGTGGCTAGTTTTCCGTTGAAGCGTCAACATGCGCAAAGTTATGTCAAGCAAGGCGTGGCGCTGGTGGGCGATGCGGCGCATATGATCAATCCGCTGGCGGGGCAGGGGGTCAATATCGGTTTGCTGGACGCTGCCGCTTTGGCGGAAGTTTTGATCGACGCGCATGCGCGAGGTAAGAATATTGCCGATGTTTCGGTTTTGAAGCGCTATGAGTCCATGCGGCGCAACGAAAATTTGAAAATGATGACGGTAATGGATGTGTTTTATAAGTCGTTCAGCAACAATATTTTACCGGTTAAAGTGATCAGAAACTTGGGGCTGGGTTTGGCGCAACGCCTCACCCCGGTCAGAAATAAGGTGATGAAGGCGGCAATGGGTTTGGAGGGAAGGTTGCCAAAGCTGGCGCGCGGGAATAGTCCTCGCTGA